From the Psilocybe cubensis strain MGC-MH-2018 chromosome 9, whole genome shotgun sequence genome, one window contains:
- a CDS encoding catalase A, producing MLSGLKKHVVSKDNNKAKDLRGETEYMTGASGLTTDFGVKIADDDNWLRLSNAEDIGPSLLEDHIGREKIHRFDHERIPERVIHARGAGAHGHFRVFDNRAAKWTSAPVLTDPARTTPIFVRFSTVQGSRGSADSVRDVRGFAVKFYTEEGNWDLVGNDIPVFFIQDAIKFPDLVHAVKPEPHNEVPQAQSAHNNFWDYAGLQPESAHMIMWVMSDRGIPRSYRMMQGFGVNTYTLINAENKRVFVKFHMTPELGVHSFVWDEALKLAGQDPDFHRKDLNEAIESGCHPKWTLGIQVIEEKDEHSFDFDILDATKIWPESLVPVQPIGEFCLDRVVEEYFPQTEQVAFCTSHVVPGIGFSDDPLLQGRNFSYFDTQITRLGINWQELPINRPICPVMNHHRDGSSRHRITPGSINYWPNRENIGHPVSPLQGGYAEFNQRVEGIKQRARGAKFQEHYNQAQLFYNSLSDYEKSHLVAALSFELGHCDDHRVYEGYTKLLNNIDFDLAKTVAEKVNGVVPNKPLRVNDGKTESTLSQTHFASKKPTIATRRVAILIADGFNMVEVEAVRAALKSAKATSWIIGPRRGKISSKGTIVSGAGIVADHYFEDQRSTMFDALYIPSGPEHVKSLMVNGRVVHWIREAFGHCKVIGAIGEAVAALNHALEIPELQLSKSETDHVVSSYGVVTAGKYDVASAAVDVLKIAPGPKGFVSNFAYEMSKHRCYARELDGLTSQVAY from the exons ATGCTTTCCGGCCTCAAAAAACATGTGGTGTCTAAAGATAACAACAAAGCCAAGGACCTTCGTGGGGAAACTGAATATATGACTGGCGCCTCTGGCCTCACAACAGATTTTGGCGTCAAAATAGCAGACGACGATAATTG GTTGAGGTTGTCCAACGCCGAAGACATTGGTCCATCATTGCTAGAAGATCATATTGGCAGGGAGAAGATTCATCGCTTCGATCATGAGCGCATTCCTGAACGGGTTATTCATGCTCGAGGCGCTGGTGCTCATGGTCATTTTCGTGTTTTCGACAACCGAGCTGCAAAGTGGACTTCGGCACCTGTGTTGACAGACCCTGCTCGTACAACCCCTATTTTCGTTAGGTTCAGCACCGTCCAGGGTTCTCGTGGCAGTGCG GATAGCGTTCGTGACGTGCGAGGTTTTGCGGTCAAGTTCTACACTGAGGAAGGGAATTGGGACCTTGTGGGCAACGACATCCCTGTCTTCTTTATTCAGGACGCCATCAAGTTTCCAGATCTTGTCCACGCCGTCAAACCGGAACCTCACAACGAGGTGCCCCAAGCTCAGAGCGCCCACAACAATTTTTGGGATTATGCTGGACTGCAACCTGAGT CGGCTCATATGATTATGTGGGTCATGTCCGATAGAG GTATACCTCGGTCATACCGGATGATGCAGGGCTTTGGCGTCAACACGTACACCCTCATCAATGCGGAAAACAAACGAGTTTTTGTCAAATTTCATATGACACCCGAGCTTGGTGTCCATAGCTTTGTATGGGATGAAGCTTTGAAACTAGCTGGTCAGGATCCTG ACTTTCACCGAAAGGATTTGAACGAAGCTATCGAAAGTGGGTGCCATCCGAAATGGACACTGGGTATACAAGTTATTGAGGAAAAAGACGAACATTCATTTGACTTCGACATTCTTGATGCAACAAAGATATGGCCGGAATCACTCGTCCCTGTTCAACCCATTGGCGAATTTTGTCTTGACCGAGTTGTTGAAGAGTACTTCCCTCAAACCGAGCAAGTGGCGTTTTGCACGAGTCATGTTGTTCCTGGTATAGGTTTCAGTGACGACCCTCTTCTCCAAGGCCGCAATTTCTCATACTTTGATACCCAAATTACTAGGCTGGGTATCAATTGGCAAGAG CTTCCCATCAATCGCCCCATATGCCCTGTTATGAACCATCATCGCGATGGCTCTTCTCGGCACCGTATCACTCCAGGTTCTATCAATTATTGGCCCAATCGAGAGAATATAGGACACCCAGTGTCGCCTCTCCAAGGAGGTTACGCAGA GTTCAACCAGAGGGTAGAAGGCATCAAGCAACGCGCCCGTGGTGCAAAGTTCCAGGAGCATTACAATCAGGCCCAATTGTTTTACAATTCTCTTTCCGACTATGAGAAGAGTCACCTTGTAGCTGCCTTGTCCTTCGAATTGGGGCACTGCGATGACCACCGTGTCTATGAGGGGTACACCAAGCTTCTCAACAACATCGATTTCGACTTAGCGAAGACTGTTGCGGAGAAGGTGAATGGCGTAGTACCCAACAAGCCGCTGCGCGTCAACGATGGCAAGACAGAGTCCACCCTTTCGCAGACTCATTTCGCATCCAAAAAACCCACCATCGCGACTAGGCGTGTCGCCATTCTCATCGCCGATGGGTTCAATATGGTCGAAGTTGAAGCCGTTCGCGCTGCTCTGAAAAGTGCGAAGGCCACTTCTTGGATCATCGGTCCGAGGCGCGGTAAGATTTCTTCGAAGGGAACTATCGTTTCAGGTGCCGGGATAGTTGCCGACCATTACTTTGAAGACCAAAGGTCCACGATGTTTGATGCTTTATACATTCCTTCTGGGCCTGAGCATGTTAAGTCACTCATGGTTAACGGGCGTGTCGTTCATTGGATTCGCGAGGCCTTTGGACACTGCAAAGTTATTGGTGCCATCGGCGAAG CTGTTGCGGCTTTGAACCACGCCCTCGAAATTCCCGAACTTCAATTATCGAAGTCAGAGACAGACCACGTTGTGTCTTCCTATGGTGTAGTTACTGCTGGGAAGTACGATGTCGCATCGGCAGCGGTGGACGTTCTTAAAATTGCTCCCGGCCCCAAGGGTTTTGTTTCGAATTTTGCGTATGAGATGAGCAAACATAGGTGCTATGCGCGTGAACTCGACGGTTTGACGAGTCAGGTTGCATACTAA
- a CDS encoding UPF0187 protein (UPF0187 protein alr2987), with protein MVSSNPLFRGTWTARKFQATVINDIWPEVAFFTLVATMVVLVSEKTSKDLSISNQLLTVLGTVLGLVISFRTSSAYERYQDGRKMWTNIISASRNLAQQIWVHIPVDRTGKGAAAETTQLQNIIEKKTMINLILAFAVSVKHFLRDEPGVYYEDLYPLICFLPKYPSGMEGVESEKLPLWQEEESVNHRHANAPVTELGADSSSRASTRRGSSGVSDPEKAFPDVASDRPLKPARNPPETSILDYIPLLRFFKWVVRKVTRSARPKGRGKKRRQNEYVESHIPLEIILTLSNYTAWTMRNGLLQPAIATGVTANLTLLQDTLSNLERICNTPLPFAYQAHLRMSLWLYLFFLPFQIEKAFTWITIPGTAFASFLLLGFLEIGQEIENPFNYDLNDLDLDYFCQAIQRELHLITAHTAPSPSDFVFSNLNQPFAPADRRTAQQLIATGDVYTHPTEPSMQGFDSLRRTLVKGWKQVNTLSRQ; from the exons ATGGTCTCGTCAAACCCACTTTTTCGTGGTACATGGACTGCTAGAAAGTTCCAAGCTACCGTCATCAATGACATTTGGCCCGAAGTTGCGTTCTTTACGCTCGTAGCAACTA TGGTGGTATTGGTATCGGAAAAGACCTCTAAAGACCTCAGCATCTCAAATCAGCTCTTGACCGTTCTGGGTACAGTTCTCGGTCTGGTTATCTCTTTCCGAACATCGTCAGCGTACGAACGGTACCAAGATGGAAGAAAGATGTGGACAAATATCATCTCAGCATCGCGTAACCTTGCTCAGCAG ATCTGGGTACATATTCCTGTTGACCGCACGGGAAAAGGTGCAGCAGCGGAGACAACTCAGCTTCAAAATATCATTGAGAAGAAAACCATGATCAACTTG ATTCTCGCTTTCGCCGTATCTGTAAAG CACTTCTTGCGTGATGAGCCTGGTGTTTACTACGAGGACCTTTACCCACTGATCTGCTTCTTACCAAAGTACCCAAGTGGTATGGAAGGTGTAGAGTCCGAGAAGCTTCCTCTTtggcaagaagaagaatccGTCAACCATCGGCATGCTAACGCGCCTGTTACCGAGCTTGGCGCCGATTCGTCCTCGCGGGCTTCCACGCGTCGGGGAAGTAGCGGTGTTTCGGACCCGGAGAAGGCATTCCCTGATGTCGCGAGCGATCGTCCTTTGAAACCCGCTCGCAATCCCCCCGAGACGTCCATCCTCGACTACATTCCTCTCCTTCGATTTTTCAAATGGGTCGTCCGCAAGGTTACTCGATCGGCTCGTCCTAAGGGCAGAGGCAAGAAAAGACGCCAAAACGAATACGTGGAAAGTCACATACCATTGGAGATCATCCTTACACTTTCGAA TTATACAGCCT GGACTATGCGCAATGGACTACTCCAGCCTGCCATAGCTACCGGAGTTACTGCAAATCTTACCCTTCTCCAGGATACTCTTTCTAATCTTGAGCGTATTTGTAATACTCCTTTGCCATTTGCATATCAGGCACATCTCCGCATGTCCCTCTG GCTTTATTTATTTTTCCTTCCT TTCCAAATTGAAAAGGCCTTTACTTGGATCACAATCCCTGGGACGGCTTttgcttctttccttttgctGGGTTTCCTTGAGATCGGTCAGGAAAT TGAAAACCCCTTCAACTATGATTTGAACGATCTTG ATCTTGACTACTTCTGCCAAGCTATTCAGCGTGAATTACATCTCATTACTGCT CACACCGCACCAAGCCCATCCGACTTTGTGTTCAGCAATTT GAACCAACCTTTCGCTCCGGCAGATCGCCGCACCGCTCAACAACTCATTGCAACTGGGGACGTCTACACTCACCCAACTGAGCCATCGATGCAAGGATTCGACAGCCTGCGCCGCACACTCGTAAAGGGCTGGAAACAGGTCAACACACTCAGCCGCCAGTGA
- a CDS encoding Fimbrin: MEALKLQKKFPEVSRDEMYDLVNRFNALHTDTPGRVDKSAVLHALQSSGQSYDVARETLKHVSVDASGKVELDDWVELNVKLRSQQKAAITTKAGKVTVQGSNANVSHTINEDERAEFTNHINLVIENDPDIGDRYPIPTDTMQLFDECKDGLILCKLLNDSVPDTIDTRVLNKPTPRKPLNAFQITENNNIVITSAKGIGCSVVNIGSSDISEGREHLILGLIWQIIRRGLLAQVDIKLHPELYRLCEDGETIDDLLRLTPDQILLRWFNYHLKAAGWNRRVNNFSRDVSDGENYTVLLNQLKPDQCSRAPLQTRDLRTRAEQVLQNADKIGCRKYLTPSSLVSGNPRLNLAFVANLFNTHPGLEPLDEQEAKDYGQVEDFDAEGEREARVFTLWLNSLGVEPGVFNLFENLKDGLIILQAFDKILPGSVIWRRVSKPKEGAPAPHISAGGEDDEDAADIGVTPNQSTLSRFKMVENTNYVVDLGKQNGLHLVGIQGADIVDGQKKLVLGLVWQLMRMNITKTLSSLSKTGRPLTDQDILKWANTTAQKAKPSVRPIRSFKDPSISTGLFFLDLLDAIRPGIVDPNLVISVAEDGDYEERRQNAKLAISIARKMNALIFLVPEDIVDVRPRLLLTFVGSLMSIA, translated from the exons ATGGAAGCCCTCAAATTACAGAAAAAGTTTCCCGAGGTCTCTCGAGATGAGATGTATGACCTTGTCAACCGCTTCAA TGCACTCCATACGGATACCCCTGGACGGGTAGACAAGAGCGCGGTGCTGCATGCGTTGCAATCGAGTGGACAGTCATACGATGTTGCGCGCGAAACTCTGAAGCATGTAAGCGTCGATGCCAGTGGGAAGGTGGAATTGGACGACTGGGTTGAG TTGAATGTCAAACTACGGTCGCAGCAGAAAGCTGCTATTACCACAAAGGCCGGAAAAGTAACAGTTCAAGGATCCAATGCCAACGTCAGTCATACTATCAACGAGGATGAGCGTGCGGAGTTCACGAATCACATCAATCTT GTCATCGAAAATGATCCAGACATTGGAGATAGATATCCCATTCCTACAGACACGATGCAACTTTTCGATGAATGCAAGGACGGTCTGATCCTCTGTAAACTCCTCAATGATTCCGTGCCCGACACAATCGATACGCGTGTCCTCAACAAGCCAACCCCACGAAAGCCGCTTAACGCATTCCAGATCACAGAAAACAACAATATCGTCATCACTTCTGCGAAGGGTATCGGCTGTTCCGTCGTTAACATTGGATCATCAGATATATCAGAGGGCCGCGAACATCTTATTCTTGGTCTCATTTGGCAGATCATCCGTCGCGGATTGCTTGCCCAGGTCGACATCAAACTTCATCCCGAACTTTACCGATTGTGCGAAGACGGAGAGACCATCGATGATCTTTTGCGCCTCACCCCGGATCAGATTCTTCTTCGCTGGTTCAACTACCACTTGAAAGCAGCCGGGTGGAATCgcag GGTGAACAACTTCAGCCGCGATGTCTCAGACGGAGAGAACTACACAGTGCTTCTCAACCAGCTGAAGCCGGATCAGTGCTCTCGTGCCCCACTACAGACTCGTGATCTCCGCACGCGCGCAGAACAA GTTCTGCAAAATGCCGACAAAATTGGATGCAGAAAGTACTTGACACCATCATCGCTTGTGTCGGGTAATCCTCGTCTAAATCTTGCTTTTGTTGCCAATCTCTTCAACACACATCCTGGCCTTGAACCATTGGATGAGCAAGAAGCTAAGGATTACGGTCAGGTGGAGGATTTCGATGCGGAAGGAGAGCGCGAAGCGCGTGTGTTCACCCTTTGGCTGAACTCGCTTGGTGTAGAGCCTGGGGTTTTCAACCTATTTGAAAACTTGAAGGACGGGTTGATCATTTTGCAAGCATTTGACAAAATACTCCCGGGAAGTGTGATCTGGAGACGCGTTTCCAAGCCAAAGGAGGGTGCACCTGCGCCGCACATTAGCGCAGGAGGagaggacgatgaggacgcAGCTGATATTGGTGTCACTCCTAACCAGAGCACGCTGTCGAGATTTAAAATGGTTGAGAACACCAACTACGTTGTGGACCTCGGAaagcaaaatggtttgcatcTGGTGGGCATTCAAGGAGCAGATATCGTCGACGGTCAGAAGAAGCTTGTTTTAGGACTCGTCTGGCAGCTTATGCG AATGAATATTACGAAGACCTTGTCTTCGCTTTCTAAGACTGGTCGACCCCTTACAGACCAGGATATCCTTAAGTGGGCTAACACCACCGCACAGAAAGCGAAGCCTAGCGTGCGGCCCATTCGCTCGTTCAAGGACCCATCTATATCCACTGGACTTTTCTTCTTGGATTTACTGGATGCCATTAGGCCAGGTATCGTGGATCCCAACCTGGTCATCAGCGTAGCCGAGGACGGAGATTATGAGGAGAGGAGGCAGAACG CCAAACTTGCTATTTCAATTGCAAGGAAGATGAACGCCTTGATCTTCTTGGTTCCGGAGGATATTGTAGATGTTCGCCCTCGACTG CTCCTCACGTTTGTTGGAAGCTTAATGAGCATCGCTTGA
- a CDS encoding putative inactive purple acid phosphatase 16, producing MWALVSLLSLLALYARGIVIPSLQSHDVSVPPDSINPYPGKPRLLFKKDGTFKITVFSDLHFGENPWDDWGPEQDVNSTILMNAVLADEKPDYVVLNGDLITGENTFRENSTSLIDEIMKPLNAAKIPFSSTHGNHDNQANITHEEEIQRELKVAPLSYTRMAPKGVGGTEGPGNYWVPIYRDAKDLAPILVLWFFDSRGGFSPNPDSVPVPDWVDESVAGWIESESQAMEKAWGPAELRGALAFVHIPPHAIQVLQTNLDSDKNPGLNDDILGDGSVQDSSAQGEDIPFWDALNSNVKNLHAIISGHDHGNEWCAREFTKDVIFCFDKHSGYGGYSSAGWGHGVRNLVFHTPDPKAGVETWIRLQEGDTRARITLDDNYGR from the exons ATGTGGGCCCTCGTTTCTTTATTGTCTCTCCTCGCTCTCTACGCTCGTGGAATCGTCATTCCATCCCTTC AGTCTCATGATGTATCGGTGCCGCCAGATTCTATAAACCCTTACCCAGGAAAGCCTCGACTATTGTTCAAGAAGGATGGTACCTTCAAAATTACTGTGTTCTCTGATCTCCACTTTGGAGAGAACCCATGGGACGACTGGGGACCGGAACAGGACGTCAACAGTACCATTCTGATGAACGCCGTGCTGGCAGATGAAAAGCCCGACTATGT TGTACTCAATGGGGATTTAATTACAGGAGAGA ACACCTTTCGAGAAAACTCTACGTCCCTCATTGATGAGATCATGAAGCCTCTAAACGCTGCCAAGATACCATTTTCTTCCACTCATGGA AACCACGACAATCAAGCAAACATTACTCATGAGGAAGAGATTCAACGCGAGTTGAAGGTTGCACCTCTCAGTTATACGCGCATGGCACCCAAAGGAGTCGGTGGAACCGAAGGGCCAGGCAACTATTGGGTTCCT ATATATCGTGATGCGAAAG ATCTTGCACCCATACTTGTACTTTGGTTCTTCGACTCTCGAG GCGGATTCTCTCCAAACCCTGACTCTGTTCCCGTACCTGATTGGGTCGACGAATCTGTTGCTGGATGGATAGAATCCGAATCACAGGCAATGGAAAAGGCTTGGGGCCCTGCTGAGCTGCGAGGAGCTCTTGCATTTGTTCACATTCCACC GCACGCTATCCAAGTCTTACAAACCAACCTGGACTCGGATAAAAATCCAGGCCTGAACG ATGATATACTTGGCGACGGGTCCGTCCAGGATTCAAGTGCACAAGGTGAAGACATTCCCTTCTGGGACGCGCTCAACTCAAACGTGAAGAATTTGCACGCCATCATTTCTGGTCACG ATCATGGCAACGAATGGTGTGCGCGGGAGTTTACAAAAGATGTTATCTTCTGTTTCGACAAGCACTCTGG GTATGGCGGATACAGTAGTGCAGGATGGGGCCATGGTGTTCGTAACCTCGTTTTTCACACTCCCGATCCCAAGGCAGGCGTGGAGACATGGATCAGATTGCAAGAGGGTGATACAAGGGCAAGAATCACGCTTGACGACAACTACGGCAGATAA